In the genome of Girardinichthys multiradiatus isolate DD_20200921_A chromosome 7, DD_fGirMul_XY1, whole genome shotgun sequence, one region contains:
- the ddx3xa gene encoding DEAD-box helicase 3 X-linked a isoform X10 — MSHVVIDNPHGLDQQLAALDLNSEGQGGGTGRRYIPPHLRNKDAAKNAGNSYSAGKQCGYSVAPVNFYSPGWDEGRTNGFVNGFHDNRTNGGFGGRGPPRNDRGFGGYENKDGGWGGAPRDAAYNSFGGRNDRSKSAFNDRGAGSRGRYERGGFAGGGNSRWVEDSREDDWSKPTAPNERLENELFAGSNTGINFEKYDDIPVEATGSNCPPHIESFHDVDMGEIIMGNINLTRYTRPTPVQKHAIPIIKIRRDLMACAQTGSGKTAAFLLPVLSQIYTDGPGDALQASKNSGQENGRYSRRKQYPISLVLAPTRELALQIYDEARKFAYRSHVRPCVVYGGADIGQQIRELERGCHLLVATPGRLVDMMERGKIGLDHCNYLVLDEADRMLDMGFEPQIRRIVEQDTMPPKGMRQTMMFSATFPKEIQILARDFLEDYIFLAVGRVGSTSENITQKVVWVEENDKRSFLLDLLNATGKDSLTLVFVETKKGADALEDFLYREGYACTSIHGDRSQRDREEALHHFRSGRCPILVATAVAARGLDISNVKHVINFDLPSDIEEYVHRIGRTGRVGNLGLATSFFNDKNSNITKDLLDILVEAKQEVPSWLESLAYEHQHKSTNRGRSKRSSGCFGARDYRQTSGGSGGFNSNRSGRGAGGHGGNRGFGGGGFGGNFYSDGYGGNYNHSGSVDWWGN; from the exons ATGAGTCATGTGGTCATTGATAATCCACACGGTCTAGATCAGCAG CTTGCTGCCCTAGACTTGAACTCTGAAGGTCAAGGCGGAGGAACTGGCA GACGCTACATTCCACCTCACTTGAGGAACAAAGATGCAGCCAAAAACG CAGGAAATTCTTATTCCGCTGGTAAACAGTGCGGTTATTCAGTGGCACCAGTAAATTTCT ATTCACCTGGATGGGATGAAGGACGCACCAATGGATTTGTGAATGGTTTCCATGACAACCGTACAAATGGGGGTTTCGGAGGACGTGGACCCCCTCGCAATGACAGAG GGTTTGGAGGCTATGAAAACAAAGATGGAGGCTGGGGAGGAGCTCCTAGAGATGCTGCCTACAACAGCTTTGGAGGGCGTAATGATCGGTCAAAGTCTGCCTTCAATGACCGTGGGGCAGGCTCCAGGGGAAG ATACGAGCGCGGAGGATTTGCTGGTGGAGGAAATAGCCGCTGGGTGGAGGACTCCAGAGAAGATGACTGGTCCAAGCCCACCGCACCCAATGAGCGTCTGGAAAA TGAGCTTTTTGCTGGAAGCAACACTGGGATAAACTTCGAGAAATACGACGATATTCCTGTGGAGGCGACTGGAAGCAACTGCCCACCACACATTGAGAGT TTCCATGATGTGGACATGGGGGAGATCATCATGGGGAACATCAACCTGACTCGTTACACTCGGCCCACTCCAGTCCAGAAGCACGCCATTCCTATCATTAAGATCAGGAGAGACCTTATGGCCTGTGCCCAGACTG GTTCTGGTAAGACTGCTGCCTTCCTGTTGCCAGTTCTGAGTCAGATCTACACAGATGGGCCAGGAGACGCTCTCCAGGCCTCAAAGAACAGTGGACAG GAGAACGGGAGGTACAGCCGACGTAAGCAGTACCCAATCTCCCTTGTTTTGGCTCCAACCAGAGAACTGGCTTTGCAGATCTATGATGAAGCAAGGAAG TTTGCCTACCGCTCCCATGTGCGTCCCTGCGTGGTATACGGTGGCGCAGACATTGGCCAACAGATCAGGGAACTGGAAAGAGGCTGTCATCTACTGGTGGCCACACCAGGACGTTTGGTTGACATGATGGAGAGGGGCAAGATCGGCCTGGACCATTGCAA CTACTTGGTCCTGGATGAGGCTGATCGCATGTTGGACATGGGATTTGAGCCGCAGATCAGGCGCATTGTGGAGCAAGACACAATGCCACCAAAGGGCATGCGCCAGACCATGATGTTCAGTGCCACCTTCCCCAAAGAGATTCAG aTCCTTGCTCGTGACTTCCTGGAGGACTACATTTTCCTGGCAGTGGGTCGTGTCGGTTCCACTTCAGAGAACATCACACAGAAGGTGGTCTGGGTAGAAGAGAATGACAAAAGATCTTTTCTTCTTGACCTGCTCAATGCCACAg GTAAAGACTCCCTGACTCTGGTGTTTGTGGAAACAAAGAAAGGAGCTGACGCTCTGGAGGACTTCCTGTACCGGGAGGGTTACGCCTGCACCAGCATTCATGGAGATCGATCTCAGAGGGACAGAGAAGAAGCTCTGCATCATTTCCGATCTGGACGCTGCCCAATCCTGGTGGCTACAGCT GTGGCTGCTCGAGGTCTGGACATCAGCAATGTAAAGCATGTGATCAACTTCGATCTGCCCAGTGACATTGAGGAGTACGTTCACCGTATCGGCCGTACGGGACGTGTGGGCAACCTTG GTCTGGCCACGTCGTTCTTTAAcgacaaaaacagcaacataaCCAAAGATTTGCTGGACATCCTGGTTGAGGCCAAGCAGGAGGTTCCCTCCTGGCTTGAGAGCCTGGCCTATGAACACCAGCACAAGAGCACCAACCGTGGACGCTCTAAGAG GTCCTCAGGTTGTTTTGGAGCTAGAGATTACCGCCAGACATCAGGTGGCTCTGGGGGCTTTAACAGCAACCGTTCAGGGCGCGGCGCTGGAGGTCATGGAGGAAACCGTGGCTTTGGTGGAG GTGGCTTTGGTGGCAACTTCTACAGCGACGGCTACGGAGGAAATTACAACCACTCTGGTAGTGTAGATTGGTGGGGGAACTAG
- the ddx3xa gene encoding DEAD-box helicase 3 X-linked a isoform X7 → MSHVVIDNPHGLDQQLAALDLNSEGQGGGTGRRYIPPHLRNKDAAKNDSPGWDEGRTNGFVNGFHDNRTNGGFGGRGPPRNDRGGRGAYRGNRGGGSFNQPLQSTAGFGGYENKDGGWGGAPRDAAYNSFGGRNDRSKSAFNDRGAGSRGRYERGGFAGGGNSRWVEDSREDDWSKPTAPNERLENELFAGSNTGINFEKYDDIPVEATGSNCPPHIESFHDVDMGEIIMGNINLTRYTRPTPVQKHAIPIIKIRRDLMACAQTGSGKTAAFLLPVLSQIYTDGPGDALQASKNSGQENGRYSRRKQYPISLVLAPTRELALQIYDEARKFAYRSHVRPCVVYGGADIGQQIRELERGCHLLVATPGRLVDMMERGKIGLDHCNYLVLDEADRMLDMGFEPQIRRIVEQDTMPPKGMRQTMMFSATFPKEIQILARDFLEDYIFLAVGRVGSTSENITQKVVWVEENDKRSFLLDLLNATGKDSLTLVFVETKKGADALEDFLYREGYACTSIHGDRSQRDREEALHHFRSGRCPILVATAVAARGLDISNVKHVINFDLPSDIEEYVHRIGRTGRVGNLGLATSFFNDKNSNITKDLLDILVEAKQEVPSWLESLAYEHQHKSTNRGRSKRSSGCFGARDYRQTSGGSGGFNSNRSGRGAGGHGGNRGFGGGGFGGNFYSDGYGGNYNHSGSVDWWGN, encoded by the exons ATGAGTCATGTGGTCATTGATAATCCACACGGTCTAGATCAGCAG CTTGCTGCCCTAGACTTGAACTCTGAAGGTCAAGGCGGAGGAACTGGCA GACGCTACATTCCACCTCACTTGAGGAACAAAGATGCAGCCAAAAACG ATTCACCTGGATGGGATGAAGGACGCACCAATGGATTTGTGAATGGTTTCCATGACAACCGTACAAATGGGGGTTTCGGAGGACGTGGACCCCCTCGCAATGACAGAGGTGGGCGTGGCGCCTACCGTGGTAACAGGGGCGGAGGCTCGTTTAATCAACCATTGCAAAGTACAG CAGGGTTTGGAGGCTATGAAAACAAAGATGGAGGCTGGGGAGGAGCTCCTAGAGATGCTGCCTACAACAGCTTTGGAGGGCGTAATGATCGGTCAAAGTCTGCCTTCAATGACCGTGGGGCAGGCTCCAGGGGAAG ATACGAGCGCGGAGGATTTGCTGGTGGAGGAAATAGCCGCTGGGTGGAGGACTCCAGAGAAGATGACTGGTCCAAGCCCACCGCACCCAATGAGCGTCTGGAAAA TGAGCTTTTTGCTGGAAGCAACACTGGGATAAACTTCGAGAAATACGACGATATTCCTGTGGAGGCGACTGGAAGCAACTGCCCACCACACATTGAGAGT TTCCATGATGTGGACATGGGGGAGATCATCATGGGGAACATCAACCTGACTCGTTACACTCGGCCCACTCCAGTCCAGAAGCACGCCATTCCTATCATTAAGATCAGGAGAGACCTTATGGCCTGTGCCCAGACTG GTTCTGGTAAGACTGCTGCCTTCCTGTTGCCAGTTCTGAGTCAGATCTACACAGATGGGCCAGGAGACGCTCTCCAGGCCTCAAAGAACAGTGGACAG GAGAACGGGAGGTACAGCCGACGTAAGCAGTACCCAATCTCCCTTGTTTTGGCTCCAACCAGAGAACTGGCTTTGCAGATCTATGATGAAGCAAGGAAG TTTGCCTACCGCTCCCATGTGCGTCCCTGCGTGGTATACGGTGGCGCAGACATTGGCCAACAGATCAGGGAACTGGAAAGAGGCTGTCATCTACTGGTGGCCACACCAGGACGTTTGGTTGACATGATGGAGAGGGGCAAGATCGGCCTGGACCATTGCAA CTACTTGGTCCTGGATGAGGCTGATCGCATGTTGGACATGGGATTTGAGCCGCAGATCAGGCGCATTGTGGAGCAAGACACAATGCCACCAAAGGGCATGCGCCAGACCATGATGTTCAGTGCCACCTTCCCCAAAGAGATTCAG aTCCTTGCTCGTGACTTCCTGGAGGACTACATTTTCCTGGCAGTGGGTCGTGTCGGTTCCACTTCAGAGAACATCACACAGAAGGTGGTCTGGGTAGAAGAGAATGACAAAAGATCTTTTCTTCTTGACCTGCTCAATGCCACAg GTAAAGACTCCCTGACTCTGGTGTTTGTGGAAACAAAGAAAGGAGCTGACGCTCTGGAGGACTTCCTGTACCGGGAGGGTTACGCCTGCACCAGCATTCATGGAGATCGATCTCAGAGGGACAGAGAAGAAGCTCTGCATCATTTCCGATCTGGACGCTGCCCAATCCTGGTGGCTACAGCT GTGGCTGCTCGAGGTCTGGACATCAGCAATGTAAAGCATGTGATCAACTTCGATCTGCCCAGTGACATTGAGGAGTACGTTCACCGTATCGGCCGTACGGGACGTGTGGGCAACCTTG GTCTGGCCACGTCGTTCTTTAAcgacaaaaacagcaacataaCCAAAGATTTGCTGGACATCCTGGTTGAGGCCAAGCAGGAGGTTCCCTCCTGGCTTGAGAGCCTGGCCTATGAACACCAGCACAAGAGCACCAACCGTGGACGCTCTAAGAG GTCCTCAGGTTGTTTTGGAGCTAGAGATTACCGCCAGACATCAGGTGGCTCTGGGGGCTTTAACAGCAACCGTTCAGGGCGCGGCGCTGGAGGTCATGGAGGAAACCGTGGCTTTGGTGGAG GTGGCTTTGGTGGCAACTTCTACAGCGACGGCTACGGAGGAAATTACAACCACTCTGGTAGTGTAGATTGGTGGGGGAACTAG
- the ddx3xa gene encoding DEAD-box helicase 3 X-linked a isoform X1, whose product MSHVVIDNPHGLDQQLAALDLNSEGQGGGTGRRYIPPHLRNKDAAKNAGNSYSAGKQCGYSVAPVNFYAPKQCAQPWQAQCQQTQGNSCSSGWDDCTMGYPRLASQELAFYHAYSGGWRNRCDSPGWDEGRTNGFVNGFHDNRTNGGFGGRGPPRNDRGGRGAYRGNRGGGSFNQPLQSTAGFGGYENKDGGWGGAPRDAAYNSFGGRNDRSKSAFNDRGAGSRGRYERGGFAGGGNSRWVEDSREDDWSKPTAPNERLENELFAGSNTGINFEKYDDIPVEATGSNCPPHIESFHDVDMGEIIMGNINLTRYTRPTPVQKHAIPIIKIRRDLMACAQTGSGKTAAFLLPVLSQIYTDGPGDALQASKNSGQENGRYSRRKQYPISLVLAPTRELALQIYDEARKFAYRSHVRPCVVYGGADIGQQIRELERGCHLLVATPGRLVDMMERGKIGLDHCNYLVLDEADRMLDMGFEPQIRRIVEQDTMPPKGMRQTMMFSATFPKEIQILARDFLEDYIFLAVGRVGSTSENITQKVVWVEENDKRSFLLDLLNATGKDSLTLVFVETKKGADALEDFLYREGYACTSIHGDRSQRDREEALHHFRSGRCPILVATAVAARGLDISNVKHVINFDLPSDIEEYVHRIGRTGRVGNLGLATSFFNDKNSNITKDLLDILVEAKQEVPSWLESLAYEHQHKSTNRGRSKRSSGCFGARDYRQTSGGSGGFNSNRSGRGAGGHGGNRGFGGGGFGGNFYSDGYGGNYNHSGSVDWWGN is encoded by the exons ATGAGTCATGTGGTCATTGATAATCCACACGGTCTAGATCAGCAG CTTGCTGCCCTAGACTTGAACTCTGAAGGTCAAGGCGGAGGAACTGGCA GACGCTACATTCCACCTCACTTGAGGAACAAAGATGCAGCCAAAAACG CAGGAAATTCTTATTCCGCTGGTAAACAGTGCGGTTATTCAGTGGCACCAGTAAATTTCT ATGCCCCTAAGCAGTGCGCCCAACCATGGCAAGCTCAATGTCAGCAAACACAGGGAAATAGCTGTTCTTCTGGATGGGATGACTGTACGATGG GTTACCCAAGACTGGCCTCTCAAGAGCTTGCCTTTTACCATGCCTACAGTGGTGGTTGGCGAAACAGATGCG ATTCACCTGGATGGGATGAAGGACGCACCAATGGATTTGTGAATGGTTTCCATGACAACCGTACAAATGGGGGTTTCGGAGGACGTGGACCCCCTCGCAATGACAGAGGTGGGCGTGGCGCCTACCGTGGTAACAGGGGCGGAGGCTCGTTTAATCAACCATTGCAAAGTACAG CAGGGTTTGGAGGCTATGAAAACAAAGATGGAGGCTGGGGAGGAGCTCCTAGAGATGCTGCCTACAACAGCTTTGGAGGGCGTAATGATCGGTCAAAGTCTGCCTTCAATGACCGTGGGGCAGGCTCCAGGGGAAG ATACGAGCGCGGAGGATTTGCTGGTGGAGGAAATAGCCGCTGGGTGGAGGACTCCAGAGAAGATGACTGGTCCAAGCCCACCGCACCCAATGAGCGTCTGGAAAA TGAGCTTTTTGCTGGAAGCAACACTGGGATAAACTTCGAGAAATACGACGATATTCCTGTGGAGGCGACTGGAAGCAACTGCCCACCACACATTGAGAGT TTCCATGATGTGGACATGGGGGAGATCATCATGGGGAACATCAACCTGACTCGTTACACTCGGCCCACTCCAGTCCAGAAGCACGCCATTCCTATCATTAAGATCAGGAGAGACCTTATGGCCTGTGCCCAGACTG GTTCTGGTAAGACTGCTGCCTTCCTGTTGCCAGTTCTGAGTCAGATCTACACAGATGGGCCAGGAGACGCTCTCCAGGCCTCAAAGAACAGTGGACAG GAGAACGGGAGGTACAGCCGACGTAAGCAGTACCCAATCTCCCTTGTTTTGGCTCCAACCAGAGAACTGGCTTTGCAGATCTATGATGAAGCAAGGAAG TTTGCCTACCGCTCCCATGTGCGTCCCTGCGTGGTATACGGTGGCGCAGACATTGGCCAACAGATCAGGGAACTGGAAAGAGGCTGTCATCTACTGGTGGCCACACCAGGACGTTTGGTTGACATGATGGAGAGGGGCAAGATCGGCCTGGACCATTGCAA CTACTTGGTCCTGGATGAGGCTGATCGCATGTTGGACATGGGATTTGAGCCGCAGATCAGGCGCATTGTGGAGCAAGACACAATGCCACCAAAGGGCATGCGCCAGACCATGATGTTCAGTGCCACCTTCCCCAAAGAGATTCAG aTCCTTGCTCGTGACTTCCTGGAGGACTACATTTTCCTGGCAGTGGGTCGTGTCGGTTCCACTTCAGAGAACATCACACAGAAGGTGGTCTGGGTAGAAGAGAATGACAAAAGATCTTTTCTTCTTGACCTGCTCAATGCCACAg GTAAAGACTCCCTGACTCTGGTGTTTGTGGAAACAAAGAAAGGAGCTGACGCTCTGGAGGACTTCCTGTACCGGGAGGGTTACGCCTGCACCAGCATTCATGGAGATCGATCTCAGAGGGACAGAGAAGAAGCTCTGCATCATTTCCGATCTGGACGCTGCCCAATCCTGGTGGCTACAGCT GTGGCTGCTCGAGGTCTGGACATCAGCAATGTAAAGCATGTGATCAACTTCGATCTGCCCAGTGACATTGAGGAGTACGTTCACCGTATCGGCCGTACGGGACGTGTGGGCAACCTTG GTCTGGCCACGTCGTTCTTTAAcgacaaaaacagcaacataaCCAAAGATTTGCTGGACATCCTGGTTGAGGCCAAGCAGGAGGTTCCCTCCTGGCTTGAGAGCCTGGCCTATGAACACCAGCACAAGAGCACCAACCGTGGACGCTCTAAGAG GTCCTCAGGTTGTTTTGGAGCTAGAGATTACCGCCAGACATCAGGTGGCTCTGGGGGCTTTAACAGCAACCGTTCAGGGCGCGGCGCTGGAGGTCATGGAGGAAACCGTGGCTTTGGTGGAG GTGGCTTTGGTGGCAACTTCTACAGCGACGGCTACGGAGGAAATTACAACCACTCTGGTAGTGTAGATTGGTGGGGGAACTAG
- the ddx3xa gene encoding DEAD-box helicase 3 X-linked a isoform X2, with protein MSHVVIDNPHGLDQQLAALDLNSEGQGGGTGRRYIPPHLRNKDAAKNAGNSYSAGKQCGYSVAPVNFYAPKQCAQPWQAQCQQTQGNSCSSGWDDCTMGYPRLASQELAFYHAYSGGWRNRCDSPGWDEGRTNGFVNGFHDNRTNGGFGGRGPPRNDRGGRGAYRGNRGGGSFNQPLQSTGFGGYENKDGGWGGAPRDAAYNSFGGRNDRSKSAFNDRGAGSRGRYERGGFAGGGNSRWVEDSREDDWSKPTAPNERLENELFAGSNTGINFEKYDDIPVEATGSNCPPHIESFHDVDMGEIIMGNINLTRYTRPTPVQKHAIPIIKIRRDLMACAQTGSGKTAAFLLPVLSQIYTDGPGDALQASKNSGQENGRYSRRKQYPISLVLAPTRELALQIYDEARKFAYRSHVRPCVVYGGADIGQQIRELERGCHLLVATPGRLVDMMERGKIGLDHCNYLVLDEADRMLDMGFEPQIRRIVEQDTMPPKGMRQTMMFSATFPKEIQILARDFLEDYIFLAVGRVGSTSENITQKVVWVEENDKRSFLLDLLNATGKDSLTLVFVETKKGADALEDFLYREGYACTSIHGDRSQRDREEALHHFRSGRCPILVATAVAARGLDISNVKHVINFDLPSDIEEYVHRIGRTGRVGNLGLATSFFNDKNSNITKDLLDILVEAKQEVPSWLESLAYEHQHKSTNRGRSKRSSGCFGARDYRQTSGGSGGFNSNRSGRGAGGHGGNRGFGGGGFGGNFYSDGYGGNYNHSGSVDWWGN; from the exons ATGAGTCATGTGGTCATTGATAATCCACACGGTCTAGATCAGCAG CTTGCTGCCCTAGACTTGAACTCTGAAGGTCAAGGCGGAGGAACTGGCA GACGCTACATTCCACCTCACTTGAGGAACAAAGATGCAGCCAAAAACG CAGGAAATTCTTATTCCGCTGGTAAACAGTGCGGTTATTCAGTGGCACCAGTAAATTTCT ATGCCCCTAAGCAGTGCGCCCAACCATGGCAAGCTCAATGTCAGCAAACACAGGGAAATAGCTGTTCTTCTGGATGGGATGACTGTACGATGG GTTACCCAAGACTGGCCTCTCAAGAGCTTGCCTTTTACCATGCCTACAGTGGTGGTTGGCGAAACAGATGCG ATTCACCTGGATGGGATGAAGGACGCACCAATGGATTTGTGAATGGTTTCCATGACAACCGTACAAATGGGGGTTTCGGAGGACGTGGACCCCCTCGCAATGACAGAGGTGGGCGTGGCGCCTACCGTGGTAACAGGGGCGGAGGCTCGTTTAATCAACCATTGCAAAGTACAG GGTTTGGAGGCTATGAAAACAAAGATGGAGGCTGGGGAGGAGCTCCTAGAGATGCTGCCTACAACAGCTTTGGAGGGCGTAATGATCGGTCAAAGTCTGCCTTCAATGACCGTGGGGCAGGCTCCAGGGGAAG ATACGAGCGCGGAGGATTTGCTGGTGGAGGAAATAGCCGCTGGGTGGAGGACTCCAGAGAAGATGACTGGTCCAAGCCCACCGCACCCAATGAGCGTCTGGAAAA TGAGCTTTTTGCTGGAAGCAACACTGGGATAAACTTCGAGAAATACGACGATATTCCTGTGGAGGCGACTGGAAGCAACTGCCCACCACACATTGAGAGT TTCCATGATGTGGACATGGGGGAGATCATCATGGGGAACATCAACCTGACTCGTTACACTCGGCCCACTCCAGTCCAGAAGCACGCCATTCCTATCATTAAGATCAGGAGAGACCTTATGGCCTGTGCCCAGACTG GTTCTGGTAAGACTGCTGCCTTCCTGTTGCCAGTTCTGAGTCAGATCTACACAGATGGGCCAGGAGACGCTCTCCAGGCCTCAAAGAACAGTGGACAG GAGAACGGGAGGTACAGCCGACGTAAGCAGTACCCAATCTCCCTTGTTTTGGCTCCAACCAGAGAACTGGCTTTGCAGATCTATGATGAAGCAAGGAAG TTTGCCTACCGCTCCCATGTGCGTCCCTGCGTGGTATACGGTGGCGCAGACATTGGCCAACAGATCAGGGAACTGGAAAGAGGCTGTCATCTACTGGTGGCCACACCAGGACGTTTGGTTGACATGATGGAGAGGGGCAAGATCGGCCTGGACCATTGCAA CTACTTGGTCCTGGATGAGGCTGATCGCATGTTGGACATGGGATTTGAGCCGCAGATCAGGCGCATTGTGGAGCAAGACACAATGCCACCAAAGGGCATGCGCCAGACCATGATGTTCAGTGCCACCTTCCCCAAAGAGATTCAG aTCCTTGCTCGTGACTTCCTGGAGGACTACATTTTCCTGGCAGTGGGTCGTGTCGGTTCCACTTCAGAGAACATCACACAGAAGGTGGTCTGGGTAGAAGAGAATGACAAAAGATCTTTTCTTCTTGACCTGCTCAATGCCACAg GTAAAGACTCCCTGACTCTGGTGTTTGTGGAAACAAAGAAAGGAGCTGACGCTCTGGAGGACTTCCTGTACCGGGAGGGTTACGCCTGCACCAGCATTCATGGAGATCGATCTCAGAGGGACAGAGAAGAAGCTCTGCATCATTTCCGATCTGGACGCTGCCCAATCCTGGTGGCTACAGCT GTGGCTGCTCGAGGTCTGGACATCAGCAATGTAAAGCATGTGATCAACTTCGATCTGCCCAGTGACATTGAGGAGTACGTTCACCGTATCGGCCGTACGGGACGTGTGGGCAACCTTG GTCTGGCCACGTCGTTCTTTAAcgacaaaaacagcaacataaCCAAAGATTTGCTGGACATCCTGGTTGAGGCCAAGCAGGAGGTTCCCTCCTGGCTTGAGAGCCTGGCCTATGAACACCAGCACAAGAGCACCAACCGTGGACGCTCTAAGAG GTCCTCAGGTTGTTTTGGAGCTAGAGATTACCGCCAGACATCAGGTGGCTCTGGGGGCTTTAACAGCAACCGTTCAGGGCGCGGCGCTGGAGGTCATGGAGGAAACCGTGGCTTTGGTGGAG GTGGCTTTGGTGGCAACTTCTACAGCGACGGCTACGGAGGAAATTACAACCACTCTGGTAGTGTAGATTGGTGGGGGAACTAG
- the ddx3xa gene encoding DEAD-box helicase 3 X-linked a isoform X9: MSHVVIDNPHGLDQQLAALDLNSEGQGGGTGRRYIPPHLRNKDAAKNAGNSYSAGKQCGYSVAPVNFYSPGWDEGRTNGFVNGFHDNRTNGGFGGRGPPRNDRAGFGGYENKDGGWGGAPRDAAYNSFGGRNDRSKSAFNDRGAGSRGRYERGGFAGGGNSRWVEDSREDDWSKPTAPNERLENELFAGSNTGINFEKYDDIPVEATGSNCPPHIESFHDVDMGEIIMGNINLTRYTRPTPVQKHAIPIIKIRRDLMACAQTGSGKTAAFLLPVLSQIYTDGPGDALQASKNSGQENGRYSRRKQYPISLVLAPTRELALQIYDEARKFAYRSHVRPCVVYGGADIGQQIRELERGCHLLVATPGRLVDMMERGKIGLDHCNYLVLDEADRMLDMGFEPQIRRIVEQDTMPPKGMRQTMMFSATFPKEIQILARDFLEDYIFLAVGRVGSTSENITQKVVWVEENDKRSFLLDLLNATGKDSLTLVFVETKKGADALEDFLYREGYACTSIHGDRSQRDREEALHHFRSGRCPILVATAVAARGLDISNVKHVINFDLPSDIEEYVHRIGRTGRVGNLGLATSFFNDKNSNITKDLLDILVEAKQEVPSWLESLAYEHQHKSTNRGRSKRSSGCFGARDYRQTSGGSGGFNSNRSGRGAGGHGGNRGFGGGGFGGNFYSDGYGGNYNHSGSVDWWGN; the protein is encoded by the exons ATGAGTCATGTGGTCATTGATAATCCACACGGTCTAGATCAGCAG CTTGCTGCCCTAGACTTGAACTCTGAAGGTCAAGGCGGAGGAACTGGCA GACGCTACATTCCACCTCACTTGAGGAACAAAGATGCAGCCAAAAACG CAGGAAATTCTTATTCCGCTGGTAAACAGTGCGGTTATTCAGTGGCACCAGTAAATTTCT ATTCACCTGGATGGGATGAAGGACGCACCAATGGATTTGTGAATGGTTTCCATGACAACCGTACAAATGGGGGTTTCGGAGGACGTGGACCCCCTCGCAATGACAGAG CAGGGTTTGGAGGCTATGAAAACAAAGATGGAGGCTGGGGAGGAGCTCCTAGAGATGCTGCCTACAACAGCTTTGGAGGGCGTAATGATCGGTCAAAGTCTGCCTTCAATGACCGTGGGGCAGGCTCCAGGGGAAG ATACGAGCGCGGAGGATTTGCTGGTGGAGGAAATAGCCGCTGGGTGGAGGACTCCAGAGAAGATGACTGGTCCAAGCCCACCGCACCCAATGAGCGTCTGGAAAA TGAGCTTTTTGCTGGAAGCAACACTGGGATAAACTTCGAGAAATACGACGATATTCCTGTGGAGGCGACTGGAAGCAACTGCCCACCACACATTGAGAGT TTCCATGATGTGGACATGGGGGAGATCATCATGGGGAACATCAACCTGACTCGTTACACTCGGCCCACTCCAGTCCAGAAGCACGCCATTCCTATCATTAAGATCAGGAGAGACCTTATGGCCTGTGCCCAGACTG GTTCTGGTAAGACTGCTGCCTTCCTGTTGCCAGTTCTGAGTCAGATCTACACAGATGGGCCAGGAGACGCTCTCCAGGCCTCAAAGAACAGTGGACAG GAGAACGGGAGGTACAGCCGACGTAAGCAGTACCCAATCTCCCTTGTTTTGGCTCCAACCAGAGAACTGGCTTTGCAGATCTATGATGAAGCAAGGAAG TTTGCCTACCGCTCCCATGTGCGTCCCTGCGTGGTATACGGTGGCGCAGACATTGGCCAACAGATCAGGGAACTGGAAAGAGGCTGTCATCTACTGGTGGCCACACCAGGACGTTTGGTTGACATGATGGAGAGGGGCAAGATCGGCCTGGACCATTGCAA CTACTTGGTCCTGGATGAGGCTGATCGCATGTTGGACATGGGATTTGAGCCGCAGATCAGGCGCATTGTGGAGCAAGACACAATGCCACCAAAGGGCATGCGCCAGACCATGATGTTCAGTGCCACCTTCCCCAAAGAGATTCAG aTCCTTGCTCGTGACTTCCTGGAGGACTACATTTTCCTGGCAGTGGGTCGTGTCGGTTCCACTTCAGAGAACATCACACAGAAGGTGGTCTGGGTAGAAGAGAATGACAAAAGATCTTTTCTTCTTGACCTGCTCAATGCCACAg GTAAAGACTCCCTGACTCTGGTGTTTGTGGAAACAAAGAAAGGAGCTGACGCTCTGGAGGACTTCCTGTACCGGGAGGGTTACGCCTGCACCAGCATTCATGGAGATCGATCTCAGAGGGACAGAGAAGAAGCTCTGCATCATTTCCGATCTGGACGCTGCCCAATCCTGGTGGCTACAGCT GTGGCTGCTCGAGGTCTGGACATCAGCAATGTAAAGCATGTGATCAACTTCGATCTGCCCAGTGACATTGAGGAGTACGTTCACCGTATCGGCCGTACGGGACGTGTGGGCAACCTTG GTCTGGCCACGTCGTTCTTTAAcgacaaaaacagcaacataaCCAAAGATTTGCTGGACATCCTGGTTGAGGCCAAGCAGGAGGTTCCCTCCTGGCTTGAGAGCCTGGCCTATGAACACCAGCACAAGAGCACCAACCGTGGACGCTCTAAGAG GTCCTCAGGTTGTTTTGGAGCTAGAGATTACCGCCAGACATCAGGTGGCTCTGGGGGCTTTAACAGCAACCGTTCAGGGCGCGGCGCTGGAGGTCATGGAGGAAACCGTGGCTTTGGTGGAG GTGGCTTTGGTGGCAACTTCTACAGCGACGGCTACGGAGGAAATTACAACCACTCTGGTAGTGTAGATTGGTGGGGGAACTAG